In the Leptospira barantonii genome, TTAAATTCGTTGCAAGAGGTGCGCTTTTGGATACGGATTCGCTTTACGATCATGAGAAATACCAAGACCTCATGCCTTCGTATTTATATCTCAAGAACGAATCCGACGCAACCGATCAGGAAGCGATCTTCCTCAGTCCGAAAGAAATAGAAATTCTTTATCAGATCCGAAATCACACGACCTTGGAAGGATTCTTCTCGGGTAAAATTCTGAAGGTGTGGAAGGACGAAGGTTCCAAACCCATCTACGTAAACACGTTGAAAAAACTTTCGGACGAAAATCTGATCTTCGTTTTTCCCGAGTTTAAGTTTCTCCCGGAAACAAGCCAACTTACGGTTTGTCTTTGTCTCGTATCCGAAAAGGAATTCAAAAAATCGAACCGCGAAAATCTTAAGGAAATTTATCTCAACAGTCTGAGCAAGTCCGCGTTTGCGATTCAGAACTACATTCTCGGTTGCGAACCCTTTCAGATCAGCGAACTCGTATCCATATTCGAATATCTGATCGCCGGAACGGCCTCGGGAAATTTCGTAAAAGAATCCTTCAGCATCAAAAAATGGATTCATTCGTTCACCTTCGAGGAGCTTCTAAAAGAAGAAACGGTCGCCGACTCGATCCGTTTTATTCTAGATAACATTCAAGAAGGTGAATACATTGCGGTTACGGAAACGACCGGATTGTTTCATGTGGCGGACGAACTTTCCGGCAAGGCTTTCGAAATTCTGAGAGGTTATTATCTCAATCAATTCTCCAAAAGACTCAAAGACAGATTTCCCGAGGCATGGAAACACGTTTCGGAATACAGACGGGAAATCGTAATCGACGCAAATCATGTCGGACCGATTTCGGGAATCGAGGAAAAATTCGTACAGGACGAATTGAAGATCATCGGAGAATCTCTGGAGGACTTAGTCCCTCGATCGTTTAAGGATTTTCTAATACTCGCCAATTATATTTCCAAAAAACACGAACAGGAAAGAAACATCCGCGCCTCTGCGGAAGAACTCAAATCGATTAAGATGCTCAAGACGATGATGTCCATGAAGAATCAGACCCTTTCGCAGTTCGTCACGATCAATCTCGACGAGGATCGGGAGTTTTCGTATTCCATCGTGGACAATCTCAAAAGAGATCCGGATTGTATTTCCTGTGATTGGTATGAAAAGGGAAAAAAGATCGCTTGTCTTTGCCACAAAAAGGACGATACGATTCTTTCCTTGATCCGATTGATGACCGAAAAATATTCCTTCAAAACGGATCTCATTAAGAATTTCTTATATCTTTTGAAAAAGGAAAAAAGCGTTCTCGGACATTTGTATTCGAATCCGGATTTCAAACCGGCTTTGCTTCGTTTGAAGTATTCCTGTTATAAGGAGAATCTTTCCTGGTTCTCAAAGGTATTAAATTTCTTAGGTGTTTACGGCCTGCTCGAAAGTTCTTTGGAACACGAGGAATCGATCACACAATTCGAACAACTCAGTAGGGAAATCGCATATAAGGAAAATCGAAAGAAACAATTGGAAAAGATCAGAGCGGAATGGTTGAGTGAAACCTTGGTCGATTCCGAAACTGCGGTGACGGAAGTAGAGCACGATCCGAAATCCAAACCGAGATCGCGTTAGACAAAATAAGATTCAAAATCAA is a window encoding:
- a CDS encoding exonuclease, with translation MDTDSLYDHEKYQDLMPSYLYLKNESDATDQEAIFLSPKEIEILYQIRNHTTLEGFFSGKILKVWKDEGSKPIYVNTLKKLSDENLIFVFPEFKFLPETSQLTVCLCLVSEKEFKKSNRENLKEIYLNSLSKSAFAIQNYILGCEPFQISELVSIFEYLIAGTASGNFVKESFSIKKWIHSFTFEELLKEETVADSIRFILDNIQEGEYIAVTETTGLFHVADELSGKAFEILRGYYLNQFSKRLKDRFPEAWKHVSEYRREIVIDANHVGPISGIEEKFVQDELKIIGESLEDLVPRSFKDFLILANYISKKHEQERNIRASAEELKSIKMLKTMMSMKNQTLSQFVTINLDEDREFSYSIVDNLKRDPDCISCDWYEKGKKIACLCHKKDDTILSLIRLMTEKYSFKTDLIKNFLYLLKKEKSVLGHLYSNPDFKPALLRLKYSCYKENLSWFSKVLNFLGVYGLLESSLEHEESITQFEQLSREIAYKENRKKQLEKIRAEWLSETLVDSETAVTEVEHDPKSKPRSR